In Flavobacterium gelatinilyticum, a genomic segment contains:
- a CDS encoding metallophosphoesterase family protein encodes MPKITLLTSLLCCLLVSCDMFDYHPYDGKITGERNINEKNIKRIEAACLNKDTIRFAVMGDTQRWYDETQEFVNTLNKRNDIDFVIHLGDITDFGLTKEFLWMRDIMNKLYVPYVVLLGNHDCLANGQDVFRSVFGNENFSFTAGTAKFICMNTNALEFDYSHPVPDFNFLQQQFNQEDPKHKKTIFAMHVQPGSEQFNNNVDWVFQDALKRFPNVQFCINGHDHRITAKDLFNDGLMYYGSTSINKKSYLIFTLTPDNRYSYEVVYF; translated from the coding sequence ATGCCAAAAATTACCCTGCTTACCTCACTCTTGTGCTGTCTGCTGGTTTCATGCGATATGTTCGATTACCATCCTTATGACGGTAAAATAACAGGAGAAAGAAATATAAACGAAAAAAACATAAAACGTATCGAAGCTGCCTGCTTAAACAAAGATACTATCCGGTTTGCTGTAATGGGCGATACTCAGCGCTGGTATGATGAAACTCAAGAATTTGTCAATACATTAAATAAGCGTAACGATATTGATTTTGTAATTCATCTGGGCGACATAACTGATTTTGGGCTGACAAAAGAGTTTCTATGGATGCGCGATATAATGAACAAACTTTACGTTCCGTATGTAGTGCTGCTTGGTAATCACGATTGTCTGGCAAACGGACAAGATGTTTTTCGTTCTGTTTTTGGAAATGAAAACTTTTCATTTACAGCAGGCACCGCTAAATTTATATGCATGAATACCAATGCGCTGGAATTTGACTACTCACATCCTGTGCCTGACTTTAATTTTTTGCAGCAGCAGTTTAATCAGGAAGATCCCAAACATAAGAAAACTATTTTTGCCATGCATGTACAGCCTGGATCTGAGCAGTTTAACAACAATGTTGACTGGGTTTTTCAGGATGCGCTAAAACGCTTCCCAAACGTTCAGTTCTGCATCAACGGACATGACCACCGCATAACAGCCAAAGATTTATTTAATGACGGACTTATGTACTACGGTTCTACCAGCATTAACAAAAAATCATACCTTATTTTCACCCTTACTCCGGATAATCGATATTCCTATGAAGTTGTCTATTTTTAA
- a CDS encoding helix-turn-helix domain-containing protein — MSKYQRIENYSLRDILNILGEEAAHGTEFHVHYNKEVISENPFPFPFRSSNIAIMLVLCGKMKVQIDLETFIVSPKDVMVFSSQSIIHIQEIIEPVQSIGFVFTEEFALSNILNYEDIRLFRFTELNQTPILSLTEENYSIILDIMTKMYKLNLSQSETNLYKNAKVFHHFNLLALEMMEMHRTRGNQADVKTSRKKQIIHDFLSLLSIHIRKNRNVQFYADKLFITSGHLSKLLKEATGNTSREIIEEAVVMEARNLLMETSYSLAEIAEILNFSDQSFFGKFFKKKMKITPKSFRDKYK; from the coding sequence GTGAGTAAATACCAAAGAATTGAAAATTACAGCTTACGCGATATTCTAAATATCCTGGGAGAGGAAGCCGCGCACGGGACAGAGTTTCATGTTCACTACAATAAAGAAGTAATTAGTGAGAACCCGTTTCCATTTCCGTTTAGAAGCAGTAATATAGCCATCATGCTTGTACTTTGCGGTAAGATGAAAGTACAGATTGATTTGGAAACCTTTATTGTCAGCCCAAAAGATGTTATGGTATTTTCTTCCCAGTCTATAATTCATATCCAGGAAATAATAGAACCGGTTCAGAGTATTGGTTTTGTATTTACAGAAGAATTTGCTTTATCCAATATACTCAACTACGAAGATATAAGGCTTTTTCGGTTTACAGAACTAAATCAAACCCCTATTTTATCACTTACAGAAGAGAATTATAGTATTATTTTGGATATCATGACAAAGATGTATAAACTTAATTTGTCACAATCCGAAACCAATCTTTACAAGAATGCGAAGGTCTTTCACCACTTTAATCTCCTGGCCTTGGAAATGATGGAAATGCACCGAACAAGAGGAAATCAGGCCGATGTGAAAACCAGCAGAAAAAAACAGATTATTCACGATTTTTTGTCCCTGCTTTCTATTCATATTCGTAAGAACAGAAATGTTCAGTTTTATGCTGATAAACTTTTTATTACTTCAGGACATTTGTCTAAACTGCTCAAAGAAGCTACAGGAAACACTTCCCGTGAAATTATTGAAGAAGCCGTAGTTATGGAGGCACGAAACCTGCTGATGGAAACTTCATATTCTCTGGCAGAAATTGCTGAAATACTCAACTTCAGCGATCAGTCTTTTTTTGGAAAATTCTTTAAAAAGAAAATGAAAATCACCCCAAAATCATTTCGGGACAAATACAAATAA